In Gracilinanus agilis isolate LMUSP501 chromosome 1, AgileGrace, whole genome shotgun sequence, the sequence AAACAAATGAAGAAGgaactaaaacaaataaaatatttctatttcaattttacTCATTAAATgtgatgaaattatttttatcttctagaAAAGGTCCTGATACTAATTAGCCAcctgatcttgaacaagtcatttgacctttttAGGCCTGAGATTCCTAATTTGCAAAATTAAGTAAATGAACTAGATCAAATGTTCTTAACCTGTTTTTGTGTTACAGATCCCTTTGGCAATCTCATGAAGCTTATAAAAACCCCTTTCTtagaatactatttttaaatgtataaagtaaaattatataggattacaaaggaaatcaattatattaaaatacaattaaaaaaatttttttaaagttcatggacCCTAGGTTAAGAAACCTGAGATCTCCTGGGCCCTTTTTAGACAATGTTTATAGGACTCGAGATTATGGAAAAACTGAGGTtactgaaaatataaatgaaCTAAATTTATAGAAAGATAACAAAATCACAAAATGCTCATAAAAAAGGAGTTCTAAGGATATCTGGTCCACACAAAAGAGGTATATTATAACTTTTGTGTTCATAgcttttcttatttaaataaaaaccatatgatttttaaaatataaaactcaaaGAATCAACCATTtcacattttcaaaatgaagattTAAAGTCTTATTACTGTTGcttcataaaaacaaaataggagGAAATacagatgtaaaaacaaaaaaactatttaataaaattcaaaaggcACCATTGTCCCAACATAAAGGTTAAATAaatgaggttattttttaaaatggtgaaatgaactggaaatgAGTCCCCATCACTTGGAAAATGGTCCAATGTCCAAACTGTGTTAAAAGGTTGCAAGTGAAacattattatgccataagaaatgaagaatgggAAGTATTTAGAAAAACCCGggaagacctgtatgaactgatggattgaaatgagcagaaccaaggagaacaatttagaagaagcccacacttttttttgttagTCATGTTCCacctctttgtgatcccatggaccaaAGCACACCAGGCCCTTCTGTCTTCCATTAATTCCCAAAGTCTAAGCTCATGTTCCTTGCTTCCATGACACCATTTATCCTTTTCAACCTCTGCtatccccttcttttccttttccctttaatctttcccaacatcaaggccttttccagtgagtcctgtcttcttGACCCACTGTGGCCTGAATTACTTCTAAATATTGACTGATTCGATTTCCTTTCTGTTCAAGGGACTCTCAAAATTCTCCAGCAGCACAATCTGAGTAGATTCTGCAGTGCTCAACTTTCCTTATAGTTCAGTTTTCATAGACAtatattgctactggaaaaaccatagctttggtTATACAAACTTTTGTCAACAAGGCTATATTTCTGCTTTTAAGCATACAATCAAGATTTACTATAGCTTTCCTTCAAAGAAGCAAGCTTCCTTTCATTTCATGGCTTCAGTCCCCATCTACAGTCATCTTTTGACCCAAGAATATGAAATCTGATactacttccatttcttctccctctatttgccaagAGATGGGTCTGATAGCCATAATCTTAGTTTCTTTTATGTTAAGCTTCAAAGAACTGTTACGTTCTCCTCTTTCAACCTCAACAAAatacttcttaattctttttccctttctatcatcAGGATGATATCTGATATTGTTGCTATCTCTCCCAGCAACCTTAATTCCAGCTTTTGATTTGTCCAGCTTGTCATTTCACATGATGTAACTTAAATAAGCTGATAATAAACAGTCTTGTCATAGTCTTTTTCCAATCTTAAATCAATCAGTTATAACCATGTTTGGCTCTTGACCACAGGTCAAGGTTCCTCAGGagacaaataaaatgatttgGTACTTCCCCTTCTTTCAGAACTTCCCACatttttgttgtaattttatTGTAATCTGCATAGTCAAAAGCTTTCAAGTAGTCAATGAAGTAGAAGTAGATACTTTTCTGGAGCTcctttgctttctccataatccagggaatgttggcaatttggtctccaATTCCTCCTTTTCAAAACCAGATTGCTCTTCCGTGCTGAATTTCAGGTCACATGTTATTACTAAAGTCTAGTTTGCAGAATCTGAAGCATAATTTGCTGacatgtaaaatgagagcaaTTGTTGGGTAATatgaacattctttggcattgccctTCTTTAGGACTGGGACATAAACTGATCTTTTCTAATCCTGTGGCAACCGTTTTTTCTAAATTTTGCTGGCATATTGAGTGTGGCATTTTAATGCATaatcttttagaattttaaacAGTTCAACTGTAATTCTGTTGCCTCAACTAGGCCTTATTGTTAGCGATCTAAAGTCTATTTGACTTCTCCAGAATGTCTGGCTCTGGATCAGTAACTACACCATCATCGTTATCAGTGATGTGAAGAGCTTTCTCATATAGTTCTATAAATTCTTACcacttcttaatctcttctacttctgttaagaccctatcatttttcctttatcatGGTCATTTTTGCATGAAATGTTCCCCTCATGTcttaattttcttgaagagaacttgtctttcccattccattgttttcttctatttcttttcattgctCATTAAGCATTAAATATACTTATCCCTTGATATTTTCTGAATTCTGCACTCAGTTGGGTTTAACTTTCCCAtttgctttccttctctcctcgGCTTATAAAGCCTCATCAGTcagccattttgctttcttgtgttttgttttgtttggaaagttttttgttgCTGCCTCCTAAACAATACTGTGAAACAGTCTATAGTTCTTCAGGCATTCTATCTACCAGATCTAATCTCTTAAATCAATTCCTCATTTCCACTTCATATTCATAAAGAATGTTAGTTACTTAGGACATACCTATGTAGTCTGATTTTTGTAATAAGCTCACAACCTGACCTATAGTCAGTTTCAGGTATTTTAACTGGCTATATAGAGCTTCTCCACCTTTAGCTGCAAAGTACATAATAAATCTGATTTCAATACTGATCAGCTGATGATGTCCATGTGCAGAATAGTCTTTTGAGCTgttaaaaaaagtatttgctaTAATCAGTGAGTTATGTTGACAAAACTCTATTAGTATATGCCCTGCTACAGAGTTTGTACTCCAAGGCCAAACTTGACTATTATTCTAATTAACTTTTAATTTCCTACTTTAGTTTTCCAATCTCCTATAATGAATGTGgaatcttttgtgtgtgtgtatgtgtgtatgtgtgtgtgatttctCAAAGATGTTGGTTTTTAGCTAAAGTGTAGATTTATATTATCATGATGCTGAACAGTTAGTCTTAGATTCAAACAcatattattctttcatttttgagattataTGCTCCAGTATTGTTTTTCTCACTCTTTTATTACCTATGAGGGCtatctaaaatataaaggaaagattctggaatgctaTACATAAATCATGCTTTCCACTCTTGAAAAATCTAGGTGAAGCCTATGAATttttctcagatttatttttacatacAAAATATAGAGGATTAAAAAGGAATCAATTATAACAAAAgctgaaaaatactttttaaaaaaactcattccCCAAATCAAGAATATCTGGCTTAGAAGTATACTTTCAGATGTGGCCAATTATGTTGATATGTTTTTCATCATTAAATACATTTGTAAAAAGGAGAAGCTTCTATATGAAAGAGATGGTTGTTAGTGGAAAGTATTAAGGGACACAAATAGGAAAACTTTGttataactttattaaatttaatatacactaAAAAAACTCTAGATtcacattttcatatataattctcatttttgttcttttcagattttcttgTTAATCAAgttcataaaaaaaagaaaaatttataatatttaagcAATGTGAGTCCAGCAAAGATTACACTCAATATAATCAAATGTATAACTAAGTcaataataaataattcctttATTAAAGAAAGCATTAAGTAAAAAGCCTTACATACTTACCCAGACACATTATTGAATTCATCAGATGTTATTAGTAAAATTTCTTTAATTGGTTTTTGCTCTTTTGGGGGTTTCTTTGAGTGTTCAGATGCTGTAATTTTAACTTGCTCTTCAGGATTAACATTTGGTTCCACCACACTATCAAATGAGGGCAGAAGGCATATATACAAATCATCATAAATCAGCAGCATTCTATAAAGTTTACAAAAGGATACTCACAGATAAATATAACAggaatgaattcttttttgtataacaaaatccaaaaatattGTTACATGTATGTTTTTCTATTCCTGTGGCTTTCCTAAAATCAAGAAAGTAATCATACAGGAAGTGGCATTTCAGCTGATGCTTAATACTAGAGATTCCAGGAGGTAGAAGTGAGAAGGAAGTGGGGACAGCCTGtacaaaggcagagacagaaagtgaaatattacATATGAACAAAGCAAGCAGATGAGTTTGGCTGAACCACAGTATGTGTGGGAATAAAGTAGAATAACTGGAAAGATATGATAGACCCATATcatgacttattttttaaaacccttaccttccatcttagaatcaatactgagtattggttccaaggcagaagagtggtaaaggctaggcaggtacttgcccagggactcacagctaggaagaagtgactgaggccagatttgaacctagggccttccatctccaggcctggctctcaatccactgagacactcagTTTGCCCCATGAAACACTTTAAATGACAAAGAGAggtaattttactttttctctaaggcaaaagagttatTGAAGATTACCAAACAGGCATATTATTTCATTAGACaagtgctttaggaatatcaagtTGCCAGCTATctggaggatgaattagaaagAGTAGGAGCTAGAGGCAGGGAAACCAAACTGATAGTTGAAATAGTATAGGCAAGAAGTTGTGAGAGTTTGACCACGAGTGGTGGTCATAGTGAATGAAGAGACAAGAATAGATGTGAGAGATATTGTAAAGGTGGTATTTTCAAGATCTTATAACTGATTAcataataggaaaaagaaagttgAGAATGACTCAGGTTACAAAGCTGGATGAGTAGGAAGATGGTAGTCCCCTCAAAAGAGACAGGGAAGTTATGAAGAGAGATGagttttggaagaagaaaacaaattctgTTTCGGatatgttaaatttaagatgCCAATGGGATACCAAATAGAAATTTCAAGCAGGCAGTAATGTGGTTCAGAAGTGCAGGAGATGAAATATAGGAAGAGAGGGTGATCGATAGCATCAAACACTGAAAAGAGATCAAGGAAGTAAAGGATTTAGAAAAGATCaatttcttttgtaattaaaCAATTCTTGGAATATTGGCAAAAGCAGTTTCACTTGATAGTTGggtaaaaaattatattgaagagTTTAAGAAGTAAGAAAATTCAGGCAAAGAGTTAGCTCCAAGCTCTTAAGAGTgtttcttattttacattttaaaataccagCTAATAAGAATTCTCAATAAGTAGAAATGTACTTACCAGCTTTGGATTACTTTGGGCAAATGGGGAGGAATATTTTCCTTAAGGTCATGTATTTCTTTGTAGTTTCCATCAAGGGATTCTTGTAACTCCTATAGCAAATCAAGTTCTACATCTTtgtatttaaaaagttatttaaagcAGTATTTTACAAGTATttgctataattttaaaaaatattagtttttttttttaaatcctgggactccattctaggagcatagggccacaaccagtaggcaatgggtcacacagtcgctcaggttcacccagctgggaagtgtcttggcccggatttgaacctaggacctttcgtctctaggcctggctctcaatccactgagctagcccagctgcccctactttaggttgcagtttctttagcagatgtagtttttacagggtggggttgctagccccacacccaaccctcctcctttttcacccgggctagggactgtccttggcccaggagtggtaagggtgggcaataggggtcaagtgacttgcccaaggtcacacagctggaagtgtcagtggccggacttgaacctaggacctccagtctctaggcctggctctcaatccactgagccacccagctgccccaatattacAGTAGTTAGAATATTAATGTATTACCATGGGGCCTGAATTTTTAGAAAGCTGAATTATTAGTAATGTATTGAATATGACCACCTGAGATAATTTTGCAttctgaaaaaaatcatagaattgcATTTTATCTTTCCCCACTGGATTTTTCATAAAGCATACCCTGTCATTACATGACAGCAAGTCATTTTAAAAACTGAGTATTTTTTCAAacctaaaacttttaaaatttatcagtagaaaaaaatatatctggGCATCAAGCATTTGCCAACACTACTCATATCTGCCAGTATCACAGTACTAACATGTCAGAATCTTAAGAGGtaaagaaattcttaaaaactcatatttaaggttcacaaagtgcttttctaaaaataatgctGAGATAAGTAGTGTAAGCATTTTTCtcatgttttacagatgaggaaaatgaggttaagttaaatgacttacccttgGTCAAAGAACTATTAAAGAAATGCCAGGACAAGGATTCACCCTTTAAGACCTAATACCATATCCGgtgctatttaatttttttataattgctTAACTATATTCATTCTTTTATGTTTACTTAACTTGCTTTATGTCTTATGACTGTGGCCTCAAgttcatttataaagaaaatatactgCTTTTTTGGATTCATGTCATTTATCTCCCAAAAACAAGGGCAGAATTTTCATATAGGTATTTAATGCCAAGTTCAACATTTCCCATCTAAGATCTAGACTTTAACCTACACATTATTGGCCTAAGGTGTCTTTAAACTATTAAGGTCAGAAAAATTGAGACCACTAACCCAGACAGCTATTTCAAACCACTTACTATGTATAAAGCACTATTAGGTACACAATAGTTTTCTCCTAAAGAGATCAATAAACTTCACAAATGTTTCATTTAATCTCATTAACAATCCTATGAGGCAGGCACTATTATGCCTGTTTCCATAATCTAAGAATCTCAGTAAAGACACTTTTCCTGGCTAAATTAAGTCAATTTAATTCCAATTCACTTATTTTCCTGAAGAGGAAAAAGATTCAAAAGAATCAAATGATACTGCCAGTaagtgaaagaaatgagaatagaaCCTTTCTCTCCCAAGTCCCTGCCTCTTCCCATTTTTCTAGGTGCTAATTTATCTGTTTAAACTATTTTACCTTCCAGAAAGTTAACAGAGAAGTCATTTACTAGAAAAATCAAAAAGTCCTTAAAAGCACAAAATATAAAAGTgcgaaataaaaaaaaaaaaagtgctttctaGCCCATAAGCAGAACAAGAAATAGAATTTAGAAGCCCTTTGCCCTCTGCTTTCAGGTTCTATCACCTGTCCTGATagcaagcaaaagaaaaagagaccacTTTTCACAGAAATTGAAAATGTATATATCCCATTCCcttaaatataattcaaaaatagaggtaatctttttcctttttctatttttgcttttttcattagGGCAGAGAATATATTTCTAGATATAGGAAAGGGAAGCCTTTATTTACTGCAGGGTCTAGAAGATCAGTCTTTAATGAAGCTCAATATTAAGTGAGGGTGGTGGGCTTGAACTCTGATACATTCTTTTGTCAGAGAGATTGCAATAAAAGAGAaacatgggatttttttttaaactttgttttctaTATTCCCCAACCTGTTTGcctttttccatgtttccctgaCAGACAACCATGAACAATGATTGATGGACATTTAAGGAGAAAAGTGGAATGGAGATAGGATAGGGAAAGGTGCTGATAAGTGGGAAAGAAGTCATTAAATTGAAAATCCTTGACCACTAGGTGACCATGGATAGTCATGACATTACTCTAGGTCTCAGATTCCTCACTAGTAAAATGAGTGAATAGGACTAATTATGGTCTCTTAAAATTATAACATTTCATAGGGGGTTTTTGCCTTTCCAAACTAAGTTAGGCTCTGTTAAAGTTTATCTTCACAAGTGACAAAAATTTTGGTTACCCTAAGTGAATTCCTGACATGTTCTTGATATTGAACCTCCAACTCCAACTTGTTTAAAAGGTCATTTAGAAGAGTTATTTCATGCCCAATTTTCCGAAATACAGTCTTTAAGGCTGGATCATGTCCTGTTGAACATAAAGGTAAAATGCAAGTAAGAGACTGGAAAACATCTCTAGAACAATCATTTTAAAGAAGTGTAATAATCACATATAATGATAACTCTCCAATACAAGAATTGGGAAAAGCTTAGGGAAAATGTACTTTTTATCTCTCTAGTTTCAACAACTACCACCTTATCttacataaatttaaaaagtttgttgaactgaaatttttatttctctctctaaacCTCCATTACATTTTAGAACAAGAAATGCAATCTATTTGAGGGTTATTGGAAGTATACCTTGTGTTCTTTGGTGAAAAGGGTAAGCAAGTAAATATATTAAGAATAATGTTCATCTTAATTGATATTCCTAGTTTCTTAGATTCAGGTTCAAAATATTGAGGGGGGAAAAGAATCCGTTGTATACAATTTTCTGGTTAAAGTGAATTACATTTTCTAACGATATttaagatataaatatttatatatatcatacAAATGTCTTCTTAGAATAAATTCATCTTTTGCCAGGAAAATTAATTCGACCAAGTATTCCACAAACTTACCTATGTTTTTTAATTGCAGAATTTTCTTAACACAAGAGATTTTTTCATTGATATGAGAGCATAAGTCTTCCAGCTCTGCAGCAGCCATCCTTTGTTTCGTTGAGGGAAAATGCTATCTagatctatatacatatatgtgtttccctagaggagaaattaaaatttGACATGTTACTATCTGGATATGGGCACACAAACGACAATTGACTCTTTCCAGACAGTTCTCAAAGATCAGCCAATGAGCAGAAAACTTAAGGGTATTAATTAGCTGGTGAAAGTCACCAAACCAGTTTTTGCTCGGCTTTTCCCCGCCCCCGCCCTTTCCAGGCTTCTCCTAAGGCCAGGTCAGACCCCTCCTCTCTGAGCAGGATCCACTGGTTCCGCAGCCGACCCGGCCCAGGGAGACCAGCGGGGTTAGTTTAGGGATGAGGGGGCACAAACCACCCCGGGTTACAAAGCTCAGGGCCTCGGGCAGGGTCACGCGCCGGTCACGGGGGCTCCACCTCTGGGGCTCGTGGCCAGCAGCTGCGCGAAGGCAGAGGAACTAAAACTGAGCTCAGTTCGACGAACCAGAGGAACCGCGAGCTAACGGTCACTCGCCCACAAACCGCTCTACCCCAGCCCCCCGCGCCCCGCGCAGACCCGCCCACATTCCAGCCAATCACCTGTGACCCCCACTCCTACTCCTGGAGTCCAGAGCCCGCTAACTCACCGGGCCGTATAGCCTTGAAGTCTCCGCATTGGAAATAGTTGCAAGGGAGCCTCGGCGCGCGACCAATTCAAACTGCGCGCCCTCAACCGCGCAGGGCGCAGGCGCAGACACGACCTCGCGAGAGGCGCGAGCGGATAGCCGGGAGCGCACTCGCACTTCTGCGCGTGCCCAACTTGGAGAGGTTTCAGTCTCTGGGTGGGGGAGTgaatgaaagagggaaggagaggtggtttttttgtttttgttttgttactgtgtattgactcctaggcagaagagcggtaagggtaggcaatgggggtcaagtgacttgcccagggccacacagctgggaagtgtctgaggttagatttgaacctaggacctccagtctctaggcctgactctcaatccaccgagctacccagctgcccccaggagagGTGGTTTTAGCAGAAGCCGTGAagtcctcctccccacctcctcccttGGAGCCGCTCAATGTTTATTTTCCCCATTCTGACTTTTGAGTACTTGAAACAGGCAAACTGGGGCAGCATTTATAGTTTGCAGGAGATGGAGGCTTTGTGCAGAACGTCCCTTTTGGGTTGGCTTCCCTCAGGACCCAGCTACACTCTTCTACGGGAAACCTTTACTGAATCCCTTTGCAATACTAGTCCTCTGTTGATTAAGCCCCATTATCATGTTTGTATGCAgtgtttgcatattgtttccccAATTAGgtggtgagctccttgagagcaggtccTGTCTTTTATATGTAACCTCATTGCTTAGCAtagaatgattaataaatgctttctggggcctgctaagtggttcagtgggaAAAGCCCCAGGTttagagaccagaggtccagggttcaagtctagcctcaagACACTTTGGCTGTGTcacccaggacaagtcatttgaaCCCAATCACtatcctttaccattcttctgccttggaaccatatcTATGCTATGAGGGaaggtaatgattaaaaaaattaatgcttaTTGCTATAGCTGCATGCAAGGccccctcccatcctcccaccaCTAGGCAGTGTTTCCCAAACCCATTAACCACcttgttaaaagaaaaattcttccatttttggGCATTTACCCTAATTAATGAGGGAAAACAGGGTAGAAATTAAAACAAGCTTGTTAAAAAATACATCAAAGTAGCTATGTGTTGACTGGAAATCAGTGAGCTTTTCAGATTGGGCCAgctttttataatatagttttcaTAATGAGATAAAGATAATTCTGACAGGTACACATCAGCAAAAGAAGTTGGACTTTTGCAGCTCATTCCCTCCCAAATTTGTGACACTTGGCACAAATAGGGTTATTCAACCAATCCTCCAAAGGTGGGCATGTGCTAGACGAAGTGATGCCTCTCCTACTCCCCACCCAGTCCGGATAGATATGGGAACACAATGCATCACTGATCCCAGATTACTTTCAATAAATACTCTTGTATCCTCAGCCTCCTCCCCAAACTGTGGCCCTACCTCGCCCCCAGGGTCATTACTTATCTCCCCAAATCAGAAAATTTTGGAGCCTCAAGCAAGAGTGTTCTGAGGTACAAATGAGCTGATAGACAATAATCCATAAATATCTTTTGGTGtgccaggttcagtgctctaagGGCAGGGGATACAAACATGAAAAAAGAcaaccctcaaggagtttgcattctaaggGTTTGGGGTGTGGGGGGTGGAAAAAGGGACAAAAGGTAAGTAAAAAGACTTGAGGGTGGTGGGAGAAGACAGAAGAAGGAATTTCATTCAGGACATGGTTGAAAAGTCAGAAAAGTCCCAATAGT encodes:
- the SKA1 gene encoding spindle and kinetochore-associated protein 1; the protein is MAAAELEDLCSHINEKISCVKKILQLKNIGHDPALKTVFRKIGHEITLLNDLLNKLELEVQYQEHVRNSLRELQESLDGNYKEIHDLKENIPPHLPKVIQSCVVEPNVNPEEQVKITASEHSKKPPKEQKPIKEILLITSDEFNNVSGYMKSRLTYCQINDFIKEINKAVASKYRILNLPPKSMNSSVRSLYHRFIQDETKDTKGQYFVVEADIKEFTNLKVDKRFHVILNILRHCRRLSEVRGGGLVRYVIN